Proteins co-encoded in one Flavobacteriaceae bacterium MAR_2009_75 genomic window:
- a CDS encoding putative SOS response-associated peptidase YedK, giving the protein MCYSTTLTKTEKEIEKDTKREFRYPMEYKPYFYQSAFNHSNLYIIPQKEPELIRPAMWGLVPKWAMKGDINEFLKKNYTNNARSESIFNKKSFKDFPVTNRCLILADGFFEPHHEAGNAYPYFCHHPDNSLFMFAGLYSELDEELHSCTIITVEANEQFEKVHNKKKRMPLVLDPEFIEEWLRDDLNEGNITELMQVGFTTKEFECYPVTRELYQPKFTEKNTPVAITKVDYPELNEQGSLF; this is encoded by the coding sequence ATGTGCTATTCTACAACACTTACTAAGACCGAAAAAGAAATTGAGAAAGATACGAAGAGGGAATTCCGTTACCCTATGGAATACAAACCCTATTTCTATCAATCGGCTTTCAATCATAGCAATCTATATATCATTCCCCAAAAGGAACCTGAATTAATTCGGCCCGCCATGTGGGGCCTGGTGCCTAAATGGGCGATGAAAGGTGATATAAACGAGTTTCTCAAAAAGAACTATACCAATAATGCACGCTCGGAATCCATTTTCAATAAAAAATCCTTTAAGGACTTCCCAGTTACAAATAGATGTCTGATACTAGCGGACGGTTTTTTCGAACCGCACCATGAGGCTGGGAACGCCTATCCCTATTTCTGTCACCATCCCGATAATAGTCTATTCATGTTCGCGGGACTTTATAGCGAACTGGACGAGGAACTGCATAGCTGTACAATAATTACCGTGGAAGCCAACGAGCAGTTTGAGAAAGTACACAATAAGAAAAAACGTATGCCTTTGGTTTTAGACCCTGAGTTCATCGAAGAATGGTTGCGCGATGATTTAAACGAAGGCAATATCACCGAGCTAATGCAGGTAGGCTTTACCACCAAGGAATTCGAATGCTATCCTGTGACTCGGGAACTTTATCAACCTAAATTCACCGAAAAGAATACCCCAGTTGCCATTACCAAAGTTGATTATCCCGAACTTAACGAGCAGGGTAGTTTGTTCTAG
- a CDS encoding putative transposase: MKKSKFTESQIIRALKENEQGRSVGEISRELGIDKSTFYYWRKKYGGMEVAHMKRLKELEEENRKLKQMYADASLDIRMLKDVLSKKF; the protein is encoded by the coding sequence ATGAAAAAAAGCAAGTTTACCGAGAGCCAGATTATCCGGGCACTGAAAGAGAACGAACAAGGTAGGAGCGTCGGGGAGATATCCCGGGAGTTGGGAATCGACAAGAGCACCTTCTACTATTGGCGCAAGAAGTACGGAGGCATGGAAGTGGCCCATATGAAGCGCTTGAAGGAACTCGAGGAGGAGAACCGCAAGCTCAAGCAGATGTACGCCGATGCCAGTCTTGACATCCGTATGCTCAAGGACGTACTGTCAAAAAAGTTCTAG
- a CDS encoding putative transposase, with the protein MWYYHSKRDDTEVIDALSRLAEELPTRGFEVYYKRLRREGRNWNRKRVLRVYRSMNLKLRRKHKKRLPARTKNPLEAPMQLNEVWSMDFMADVLSDGRKIRVFNVMDDCNREALAMDVGLNYPAIKVVETLSQLGEEIGLPKTIRCDNGPEFISKALSQWCKGKRVELQFIQPGKPMQNGYMERLNRFYREDVLDAYWFNDLHQVRTLTQKWMEDYNTRHPHSSIGDMPPREYRNRFGEEFFPETNNINDNFMNLAMS; encoded by the coding sequence ATGTGGTACTACCATAGTAAAAGGGACGACACCGAGGTAATCGACGCCCTTTCCAGGCTCGCCGAAGAGCTGCCGACAAGGGGATTCGAGGTATATTACAAGCGTCTGCGTCGCGAAGGCCGCAACTGGAACAGGAAACGGGTGTTGAGGGTCTACAGGTCCATGAACCTAAAACTAAGGAGGAAGCACAAGAAGAGGCTTCCTGCAAGGACAAAGAACCCATTGGAGGCCCCGATGCAGCTCAACGAGGTGTGGAGCATGGATTTTATGGCCGATGTGCTATCGGATGGAAGAAAGATAAGGGTGTTCAATGTCATGGACGACTGCAACCGGGAGGCACTGGCCATGGACGTGGGACTTAACTATCCGGCCATAAAGGTGGTGGAGACCTTATCACAATTGGGGGAAGAAATAGGCCTTCCAAAGACCATACGCTGCGACAACGGTCCGGAGTTCATATCCAAGGCCCTATCGCAATGGTGCAAGGGCAAACGGGTGGAGCTGCAGTTCATCCAGCCCGGCAAGCCCATGCAGAACGGATATATGGAACGACTCAACAGGTTTTACAGGGAAGATGTGCTCGATGCCTATTGGTTCAACGACCTGCACCAAGTAAGGACGCTGACCCAAAAATGGATGGAGGATTACAATACAAGGCACCCCCATTCATCCATCGGGGATATGCCGCCCAGGGAATACAGGAACCGTTTCGGGGAAGAATTCTTCCCCGAAACGAACAACATTAATGATAATTTTATGAATTTAGCGATGTCCTAA
- a CDS encoding uncharacterized membrane protein YqaE (UPF0057 family) (manually curated), with product MSLLTIILNILLPPLAVFMKHGVGMTLLVSILLTMLAWLPGIIHAFIVNK from the coding sequence ATGTCATTACTTACCATCATCTTAAATATCCTTCTTCCGCCATTGGCCGTCTTCATGAAACATGGAGTAGGCATGACACTTCTAGTTAGCATATTACTTACGATGCTTGCCTGGCTTCCGGGTATCATACACGCTTTTATAGTCAACAAGTAA
- a CDS encoding NACHT domain-containing protein yields the protein MEIEVSDVIALLNTFRESFKDIRKEIREGFDKFYDTGLSNYLNKSYSENISTKTFLHPEGIQFYDTFYPMKLTDSRGLLMYDCSAKEIFRHSPRSTIIGTAGSGKSLIAKHIFLQTVKQKLGIPILITLRDLNHSNISFEDFLYDEIFNNRLYEENRTSSGKFSSKKKENAFEKAINEGVFVFILDGYDEIYSNRLPLITKEIRNYVQKNRFNKFIITSRPGTSLESLNGFKNLFVKDLEYIDIDSFIKKQLPKKLSVAEEMTAEINSPENNSYRFLLKNPLLLAMFITTYSIHPEMPKKKSQFYWNVFDTYYTKHDSSKEPGFKHERLTFLQKEDFIQFLDWFSFHSYCEGVYSFSGSFIEKLAPKIFEVLDLNISIEDLVRDLEVGIGIFVRDGQEYIFPHRSIQEYFSADFLSKRNISSKKKFYSDEFEGLSMQTSDPTNFWSLCLELDKNFFLKYFLLPKLSNFLNDVKKSSDYEITKAVLSNLNIVHTIRQYSSYKAWDPVRHASSIDTKLISLIYPTWLNCFEVNNWNDELGSFTIALHYFEGKGRTHRMAEVATHSINYHQEFNKELYIILKSVNIPSRAVKFVNTLDSIVSGLKLELKNQSQIEMNLFYEMKKSKKSDD from the coding sequence ATGGAAATTGAAGTATCAGACGTCATCGCTTTATTAAACACTTTTCGAGAAAGTTTTAAAGATATAAGAAAAGAGATACGCGAGGGTTTTGATAAATTTTATGATACCGGGCTTTCTAATTATTTAAATAAGTCTTACTCTGAAAACATATCCACAAAAACTTTTTTACATCCAGAGGGTATTCAGTTTTATGATACTTTTTACCCAATGAAACTTACAGATTCAAGAGGTCTGTTAATGTATGACTGTTCAGCTAAAGAAATATTCCGTCATTCACCCAGGTCGACAATAATTGGGACGGCAGGCTCAGGAAAGAGTTTAATCGCTAAGCATATTTTTCTGCAAACAGTAAAACAAAAATTAGGCATACCTATATTAATAACTTTGCGAGATTTGAATCATAGCAATATCTCATTTGAGGATTTCTTATACGATGAAATTTTTAATAATAGGCTCTATGAGGAAAACCGCACGTCCTCTGGTAAATTCAGTTCTAAAAAAAAGGAGAATGCATTTGAGAAGGCTATCAATGAAGGAGTATTTGTCTTTATACTAGATGGATACGATGAAATCTATTCTAATAGATTACCTCTAATTACAAAAGAAATTAGGAATTATGTACAAAAAAATCGATTCAATAAATTTATAATCACTTCACGCCCGGGTACCAGTTTAGAGAGTCTAAATGGTTTTAAAAATTTGTTTGTTAAAGATTTAGAGTACATTGATATTGATTCATTTATTAAAAAGCAACTACCAAAAAAATTATCTGTTGCTGAGGAAATGACAGCAGAAATAAATTCCCCAGAAAACAATTCATATAGATTCTTACTAAAGAACCCTCTCTTATTGGCCATGTTTATTACGACTTATTCCATTCATCCGGAAATGCCTAAAAAGAAGAGTCAATTTTATTGGAATGTTTTTGATACTTACTACACTAAACATGATTCTAGTAAAGAACCAGGATTTAAACATGAGAGACTTACGTTCTTACAAAAGGAGGACTTCATACAATTCTTAGATTGGTTTTCCTTTCATTCTTATTGTGAGGGAGTTTATAGTTTTAGTGGGTCCTTCATTGAGAAGTTAGCTCCAAAGATTTTTGAGGTTCTTGATTTAAATATAAGTATCGAGGATTTGGTGCGGGACCTGGAGGTCGGAATAGGCATATTTGTCCGTGATGGCCAAGAATATATTTTTCCGCATAGATCTATTCAAGAATATTTTAGTGCCGACTTTCTATCAAAAAGAAACATTAGTTCAAAGAAGAAGTTTTATTCAGATGAGTTCGAGGGCCTTTCGATGCAAACCAGTGATCCTACTAACTTTTGGTCCTTGTGTTTAGAGCTCGATAAAAATTTTTTTTTAAAATACTTTTTATTACCGAAGTTATCAAATTTCTTAAATGATGTTAAAAAATCGTCCGACTACGAAATAACTAAAGCAGTACTGAGCAACCTAAATATTGTCCATACTATTAGACAGTATAGTTCATACAAAGCATGGGATCCAGTTCGACATGCATCTTCCATTGATACTAAACTTATATCACTTATTTATCCTACATGGCTGAATTGTTTTGAAGTTAATAATTGGAACGACGAATTGGGTTCATTCACTATTGCTTTACATTATTTCGAAGGTAAAGGCCGCACGCATCGAATGGCAGAAGTAGCTACTCACAGTATAAATTATCATCAAGAATTTAATAAAGAACTTTACATCATTCTGAAATCTGTCAATATACCATCTCGAGCAGTTAAATTTGTTAACACATTGGATTCCATAGTTAGTGGTCTTAAATTAGAACTAAAAAATCAATCTCAAATTGAGATGAATCTATTTTACGAAATGAAGAAATCAAAAAAATCAGATGATTAA
- a CDS encoding papain like protease encodes MESSIEQKKFVPIEPIPEMDRIELIDNLSFKFVNAKEQIAIQNIKDFQAENEQYFDLKEGLENFESQDTSKWKREKKSMFRFFSLPSQVLWDEFQTGIRNQSNRNTCSGFAMVAAIEARYKRDYGLDLDLSEQFFWHCYKSTGISYPKIFKYENQSSFWGGGNSQGIKHAVNFSIPLEEHCPYLSGSAMTAIKNQIPAAGGLQWKGDPALNTVTQGEVDAFEYSPLYIPHSARQNAKYGIESYQLFSPDEIRDTSNLEKLLAWGNEVIVDANLKWKTNPDTGVREYDSTASGGYHVFLVVGYDRDQQVFYIKNSWNEPGLIRVNYEFAENCFSYGSIVTSVTDPKTPNRKNRAVGKWNMNHDGWKGSLTIRRFTKEDNQITRLGHYSASDGSLKAINGNFIHDGSGIQFYITDGENSEPTAQTGQQFIINVYSWDITKAAGTTVWKNTDYGVYLSRTAFNSKHGKDFVPTKWKGTWDMNHDGWKGVLTITQMTTIPLLGWYLHSEYKTSNGTTIAFKGFVSKQDPHILRMNIKFSEANTQPFVLHFHTWSADLASGYTLWNGKRFGAVAMKR; translated from the coding sequence ATGGAAAGTAGTATTGAACAGAAAAAGTTTGTCCCCATTGAGCCTATTCCAGAAATGGACCGTATTGAGTTAATTGACAATCTGTCGTTTAAGTTTGTCAACGCCAAGGAACAGATTGCAATTCAGAACATTAAAGACTTTCAAGCTGAAAACGAACAGTATTTTGACCTCAAAGAGGGTTTAGAAAATTTTGAATCACAAGATACTTCTAAATGGAAAAGAGAAAAAAAATCTATGTTTAGGTTTTTCTCTCTTCCATCTCAAGTTCTTTGGGATGAATTTCAAACCGGTATCAGAAATCAATCTAACCGTAATACGTGTTCCGGCTTTGCAATGGTTGCGGCCATAGAGGCCCGCTATAAACGTGATTATGGATTGGATTTAGATTTATCGGAACAATTTTTTTGGCATTGCTATAAATCTACGGGCATTTCTTACCCCAAAATTTTTAAATATGAAAACCAATCATCTTTTTGGGGTGGTGGCAACTCACAGGGCATCAAGCATGCCGTCAATTTTTCTATTCCTTTAGAGGAGCACTGCCCTTACTTGTCCGGTAGTGCTATGACAGCAATTAAAAATCAAATTCCTGCTGCCGGAGGTCTGCAGTGGAAAGGCGACCCGGCACTTAATACGGTAACACAAGGTGAAGTAGATGCTTTTGAGTACTCCCCACTTTACATTCCGCATAGTGCAAGACAAAATGCCAAATATGGCATAGAATCCTATCAGTTATTCTCTCCAGACGAAATACGGGATACTTCAAACCTCGAAAAACTATTGGCTTGGGGAAATGAGGTAATTGTCGATGCCAATCTAAAATGGAAAACGAACCCCGACACCGGGGTTAGAGAGTATGATTCCACAGCTTCTGGCGGCTATCACGTTTTTCTGGTTGTTGGCTATGACCGTGATCAACAGGTATTTTATATTAAAAACTCGTGGAATGAACCCGGGTTGATCCGAGTAAATTATGAATTCGCCGAAAATTGCTTTAGCTATGGATCCATTGTAACAAGTGTAACCGATCCTAAAACGCCAAATCGAAAAAATAGGGCAGTTGGTAAATGGAATATGAACCATGACGGTTGGAAAGGGAGTTTGACAATTAGACGTTTCACCAAGGAAGACAACCAAATTACCCGTCTAGGCCACTATAGCGCTTCAGATGGTTCCCTAAAGGCTATTAATGGTAATTTTATTCACGACGGTAGTGGAATTCAATTTTATATAACCGATGGCGAAAATAGTGAGCCAACTGCCCAGACCGGTCAACAATTTATCATCAATGTTTATAGTTGGGATATTACCAAGGCTGCGGGTACTACGGTTTGGAAGAATACCGATTATGGTGTCTATTTAAGTAGAACTGCCTTTAACAGTAAGCATGGAAAAGATTTTGTGCCCACAAAGTGGAAAGGAACCTGGGATATGAATCATGATGGATGGAAAGGCGTACTTACCATAACGCAAATGACCACTATACCTCTTCTCGGTTGGTATCTTCATTCTGAATATAAAACTTCAAACGGAACTACTATTGCGTTCAAAGGGTTTGTATCGAAACAGGACCCTCATATCCTAAGAATGAACATTAAATTTTCGGAAGCAAATACACAACCTTTCGTACTTCATTTTCATACCTGGAGTGCTGACCTGGCCAGTGGTTACACCTTATGGAATGGTAAGCGTTTTGGGGCAGTAGCAATGAAACGTTAG